ATGAAACCTTGTTGAAGGTAAGAAGCCTACTGCAGCAAAGGGAGGTGCCACTCTGCTCTATGTGTTTGTGATCCTAAGCTGTGACAGCCCTtgttttgggggtgaggggggtttgGATGTAGTCCTGCTTAGCATGGGGACACTAATTTACCCTATGACCTGGGGATgttcactcaaaaaaaaaaaactgctttaTTTCTACAGAGGAAAGAATCCACAGAATTAcagggagccctagccggtttagctcagtggatagagcatcgacctgcggactgaagggtcccgggttcgattctgatctagggcacatgcctgggttgcagcttgatccccagtagggggtgtccaggaggcagctgatcaatgattctctctcatcattgatgtttctatctctctctccctctccctttcctctatgaaagcaatcctatctaataaaagagtaatatgcaaattgaccgacactccaacacacaagatggctgccacaagatggccagcaggggacggagttgggagggaccaggctggcaagggagggcagttaggagtgaccgggccggcaggggtgggcagttgggagggaccaggcctgcaagggagggcagttgggggcaatcagctggcaggggagcagttagacatcaatcaggctggcaggggagtggttaggggtgatcaggctggcaggggagtggttaggggtgatcaggctggcaggcagaagcggttaggggcaatcaggaaggcacgcaggcgagcagttgggagccagcagtcctggattgtgagagggatgtccgtctgcctgTTTAGGTCTGATCCAGGTAGGTAGGAtcagacctaaacaggcagtcggacatccctggaggggtccacccccccgtgcacaaatttcgtgcaccaggcctctagtaaaaaatatatttaaaaaaattaatccttcAAAATTACAGGGAAGTGTCCTGTCCGCTAGGACATTTATTCCTGTCGTTCACGATGATTTCTTCTATCCTATGGTACAGATCTGACCCGGCATCTCTGGTACCGGGGGCTCACCATTCTCGGTGATGGACAAGAGGCACATGAGGCGAAGGCTTTCTATAGGCGACACCTGCACAGGAAGAAAGAGCCAAGGAGGTTCAAGTTCCCTAACACAcgttctcctctcctcttcctcccggaGGCCGACCCCGCATCAGCaccgccccgccggccgggcagctCCCACCTGCCGGTCGATGTGCTCCTCGATGTAGCTGGTGCTGTCCCGGATGCTGAAGCCCTCCAGCAGCGCTGCGGGTAACCAGAGGACAGCCTGTTACCGGGAGCAGTGCGGCGGCTGCCGTCCAGGCTAACAGGCTAACGGGTGTCTGTCTCCCCATCTCCTTCTCCATCCTGGGATAAGGGGCCCCCAGGCGTCTAACAGGAACCCGAGTTCCACGCAGCCAGTGAGGGCTGGGAAGAGCCAGAGCGCGGCTCtccagggtgggcggggctgggagccGGCTGGCCGGCAGTCACCATGCTCGGTCTTGATGAGCTCCTGGAAGTCCTGCTTGGTTTTCTTCTTCATGATGGACTCACAGGCCCCAATGTCTGCAGAGAGGACAAAGCGACCTGACACATTCCTGGTCCCAGAAGGACATCCCTTTATTGTCTCGAAGAATAAAGACCTCAAGGCAAAAGGCAGAGAAGCACTTCCCCTcactagaccaggggtggggagctgtttttctgccaagggccatttggatatttatttttatttatttactttgaaatatatttttattgatttcagagaggaagggagagggggagagagagagagagagagagagatagaaacatcctgtacaccccccactggtgatcgagcccccaacctgggcattgcccttgactggaattgaacctgggacccttcggtccgcaggccaatgctctatccactgagccaaaccagctaggacccatttggatatttataacatcatttgcaggccatacaaaagtatcaacttaaaaattagcctgctctagccctagctggtttggctcagtggatagagcgtggccttcggactgaagggtcccaggttccattttggtcaagggcacatgcccgggttgtgggctcgatccccagtagggggcatccaggaggcagctgttcaatgattctctctcatcattgatgcttctatctctctctccctctgccttcctctctaaaatcaatatatatatatatatatttaattagcctgctctatttggtcaaacatttaactaactcacccccaatgcctgggcagggccagatcaaatgatttcacaggccttatacggcccgcgggccggacgtCCCCCACCCTGGCTTTAGACCAAACAAGAGCATCATCTGCCAAGTGAACAGGGATCCCCTCTCCGGAGGCAGATGTCCCCTCAcatgcccctccccagctcccagcccccagcccccagtgtccagcccccagctcccagcccccagtgtccagcccccagctcccagaccccagccccgagctcccagcccccagctcccagcacccagtccccagctccccgcccccagcccctagcccccagctccccgcccccagcccctcagcccccagctccccgcccccagcccctagcccccagctccccgcccccagcccctcagcccccagctcccagcccccagtccccagctcccaggccccctgcccccagccaacACCTACGCAGACTCAGCAGACGGTGCTCCTGCTTCAGCCCCTTCAGCTCCTGGGACACGAAGTTCTTCATCTGCTTGATGTCCATGCCTCTGCGGCGCTGCGGGCAAGTCCCAAGGTCACCACCGCCCTCCCAAGGCCACCACCACGCTCCCTCGGTCCCCACCGACCCCGGAAAAAGTCAGGGACCCTGTCCTAGTATCAGAGCGCTGGCCGAggggcagcagcctggggaagccGCTGAGGAAAGAGAACCGAGGGCCGGGGCTCGGAGCCTCACGTCGTACTGAGCCTGCAAGTTGCGGGCCTTCTGGCTCAGGAAGCCGAAGACGTTGGAGAAGTGCTCGTTCCGAATCTCATGGAACACCTGCGAGGGGAACAGGACGGGAAGGACTTCTGTACGGACCACGCCTGGTCCTTCCTTCCTCGTCAAGGTCACGATAGCACAGGAAGGGTGCTCAGCGGTTCCAGCAAGAGTaagaggagccctaaccggtttggctcggtggatagagtgtcggcctggggactcaagggtcccaggttcgattcccatgtgccttggttgcaggcacatccccagtgggggtgtgcaggaggcagctgatcgatgtttctctctcatcgatgtttctaactctctaaccctctcccttcctctctgtaacaaaatcaataaaatatatttaaaaaaaaaaaaaaagagtaagaggaGAGCTGAGCCGGCAGCAGGCATTCGATGTCAATACCTGCTACGTGCCCTGGggcatgcctttttttttaactgtctgtcttttttaatcaatcaatcaattaatttagatttttgttaattctctctcgagaatatttttccattgactttaggaagagtgaaaggaaggaggagagacagagagaaacatcgatgtgagagagacaccctAACCCGCCTGCAggtgggggatcaagcccgcaaccgaggcatgtgcccttgaccggaatcaaaccggggaccctgcagtccgcaggctgacactctatccactgagccaacccggccagggcctggggtATGCTCTtaactggtgggggtccctccgTCCTGTGGACTCAGCTTCCCCTCCCAGGGCGGTGCCCCCGCCGAGTGGGAGCTGAGCCCGGGGGaagcccactgccagcacccgcacccgcaccttGTCCTCGGCGTTGAGCAGAACCTTCAGGCTCTTGTCAGAGGAGGTGACTTCTGGGCCAAAGTCGACGCTCCCTTGGAGAGCAAGGGGACAGCGATGAGGGTCTCCCACGAGGCCGCCCCTCCCAGCACTGCCATTAAAGGGCCTCCACACGATGCGAAGCCACCGTTCCCTCGGCGCCTgggtcccccctgccagccccgtgCCGAGGGCCCCTCCATCTCGCCAGGATGCCACTCACCACACTTGATGCGGAACGTGTCGTCCACCAGGCCCTCGTAAACCACCTGGGAGCACAGCGCCGTCACAAAGTCCACGTCTGCAACCCAGACCCCTGACCGTGAGGGCCCCCCGCCAGCCACAGCCTGCTGCCCGGGTCGCTCAGGATGAGAGCCAGTGCCTCCCCCGGACCCCCAACCACTGCTGCCTGCACAGCCCAGCCTGAGGGTCCCGTCTGGGCCACCGCGATTTCCACACTCCCGTTGCGTCTGGGTCCAGAGACAGAGGAGTGGCAGCATGAGGTACCTCTGTCCAGGAGGAAGATGTGGCCAATCTCTGGCTTCCGGCCCTTGGTctccccgtcctcctcctcctccaggttcCTCCACAACTCATGTGACATCTGCCAGGCACCaagacattctttttttcccccacaaaaaaattcttaattttgttttgttttaattatacttttaaagactatatatatattttttattgatttcagagagaggaagggagagggaaagagagagagagagagagagacagagagagagagagagagagaaacatcaatgatgagaatcattggctgcctcctgcctgctccctactggggatcgagcccacaacccgggcatgtgccctgactgggaattgaacagtaacctcctggttcataggtcgatggtcaacgactgagccacaattatacttttttattttgagatatttataGATTCACATGCAATTGTAAGAAATACAAGACATTCTTgtcctgaccaggtagctcagttggctagagcagtggtcggcaaactgcggctcgcgagccacatgtggtttgccgctctgttgactaatgagtttgccgaccactgggctagagcatcgtcccaataatgcaaggttgtgggttcgaccaatgaatgcataaaccaGCGGAGTACCAaaaagatgtttctctttctctcaaatcaacaaactaaaaaaaaaaagggagagccctgaccggtttggctcagtggatagagcatcggcctgcggactgaagggtcccaggttcgattccggtcaagggcatgtaccttggttgtgggcacatccccagtagggagtgttcaggaggcagctgatcgatgtttctctctcatcgatgtttctagctctctatccctctcccttcctctctgtaaaaaatcagtaaaatatattttttttaaaaaagagagacattcTTAATCTTGTGTCCAAGTCCCTCCTGTAGTCCATCTACAGAAGCCACCCCCTTCCTGTGGAACTTACTGAGGCAGATCTACAGTTGTGCCCCAATAAGAGGGGAGCTGATAATTAACAACATCACCTGCTCAGGCCCCATCTGTTCCTATCCCTCCCCGTCCATCCCCATTCCAAATATAAAGAGATTCAGGTGTGCTGctcggcctgtgtggctcagtggttgagcgccaatctataaaccagaaggtcatggttcgattcccattcagggcacatgcctgggtttcggactcgatccccagtggggggcgtgcagaaggcagccaatcaatgattctcgtcaatgatgtttcttcttcttctttttatttttttaaatatattttattgattttttacagagaggaagggaaagagatagagagctagaaacattgatgagagagaaacatcgatcagctgcctcctgcacacctcccactggggatgtgcccgcaaccaaggtacatgcccttgaccggaatcgaacctgggacccttcagtccgcaggtcgactgctctatccactgagccaaaccggtttcggcctcatcaatgatgtttctatctctctgccccttcctctctgaaatcaataagaatatactttaaacaaaaagagattcaggaaaaaaaagagagagagagagattcaggaATGTTGCCGAAGAGGCCCTAGCTTTTGCGTCTCTGTTAGCCACACCAGTTCCCGTCTCTGAGGACTATGTGGCAACAATGAAAGCCAGGGAGAGAATACACTTCCTGTTACAGATGCCCCGGATGGTGGACAGTCCATGGTGGGGAGAACAGGGGGAACAGGCCCTGCCAGCGCTCACCTTGGCGCACCTGCCAATCCCGTAGCAGTGAGGAAAGGGGCCGTAGAGCGTGCTGAGGAGGTGCAAGGCCTGGGCCACAGTGTTGATCCAACGCTGGTCTCCTTCCTGCAGGGACCACAGGGGCCACAAAGGTGCGGGTCAGCCCGACAGACCCATCAGGATGGTGCTAGCCCCCGAGCCCTGGGGCAGAGGTAGGGTGTGGGGAATGCTTGAAAGAGTTCAtttcgccctgaccggtttggctcagtggatatagagtgtcggcctgtggactgaaaggtcccaggttcgattccggtccagggcatgtgccttggttgcgggcacatccccggtgggaggtgtgtaggaggcagccgatcgatgtttctctctcatcaatgtttttaactctctatccctctcccttcctctctgtaaaaaaatcaataaaatatattttagaaaaaaaaataaaataaaaatgaagcgtTCATTTTGGCCCCAAAGGACACAATCAGTGGCATTCAATCTCCTAATTTCTCTCATGCATAATAAATGACGggactgccctagccagtttggctcagtggatagagcatcggtctgcagactgaagggtccccggttcgatactggccaagggcacatgctcgtgttttgggctcgatccccagtcggggcgtgcaggaggcagctgaccaatgatctccctcatcatggatgtttctatctctctctccctctcccttcctctttgaaatcaataaaaatacatttgataaataagtaagtaaataaataaaatgtttttaaaaaatttacaggaCTTGGATGAAGGTGCATCAATATTGCTAGCCCACTGGACCCCCTGTTTGTCCCCAGCCGTTGATGCCAAGACCCAAGGGTCCCCGCCTTTACCAGGAAGTAGTCCCTGAAAAATTCAGGCAGCTCCATGCTCAGCAGATCCACATCCAGAGGCAGCAAAGAGAAGGCCCATTCGTCGCAGCTCACATCTGTGGGGACAGAGATCATCAGCCTCCCTGTAGAAGCCACGTGCCTCCACCTTCTGGGGGAACGCCCACCGGTTGCCTAGAGACGTCTGAGCGcctccccaggcctgcactgCACTGAGCACGGCTTCCAGCGAGACACAGCCTGGCCCCGAGGAGCTCAGAGTCTGGGAACAAAAGGAGACGTGTACACGACAGCCTGTCATACGACGTGAGAAGGGGTGTGTTTTCATTATAAGGGAACATTCATTTCTGATTCGGCAAATACCAGTGGAGTGGAAGACGCGTGCAGGCACTGGGGTACACAGTGGAGAAGAGAATGAACGTGCCCTGTGTCCTGGGGAGACCCTTACAGTCTAGTGGGAGGGACACGCACAAGGCAGACCTAATTACAAAGAAGTAAACCAGCCATCCGTGAGCACAAACATCTCAGGGTCTAACCTCACGCAGGGTGCAGGACAGACTTCCCTAAAGAAGTGacttttagccgaaaccggtttggctcagtggatagagcatcggcctgcggactgaaaggtcccaggttcgattccgatcaagggcatgtaccttggttgcgggcacatccacagtagggggtgtgcaggaggcagctgatcgatgtttctctctcatcgatgtttctagctctctatccctctcccttcctctctgtaaaaagtcaataaaatatatttttaaaaaagaagcgaCTTTTAGGCTGTGACTCTAAATAAGATGTGGTGGGTGAAGCGTGTAGGCTGGGGAATATTCTGGGCAACAGGAAAATCACGGGTGACATCCCCATGGCTGGAGGGCAGTGAGTCAGGAGAAGGGAGTGGCACGTGACACGTGACAGGCAAAGGGGCCGGGAAAGGACCAGGTGGCAGAGGCGGGAGGCCGTGGGGAGGACCCGGAGAAGGGCTTTCTTCTCCGCTACTGCAGGGCGCCTGAGGGGGGTGCCGCCCTCAGGGGCGTGTTGCGTGGAGAACGCAGTGAGGGATacacaggggagggaaggcatgTTAttgggaggtaagggcagagcaGCTGGCGATTAGCAGCGATAAGCCCCCGCAtcctcccccactgtccccctccttccactctcagGCACCTCTCCTCCCGCTGGGCCAGCAGGAATGagacaggaaggggtggggactggggtggggggggtggggagaaggacaCTATTCCTTCTGCACATGCggttcctttccactctctcatcTCCTCTCACCTCCATAGATCCCCTCTTCCTCCAGCACCATCTCACAGGCGTAAAactgaaagagaagaggaagccGATTAGCAAACACcgctcccctcttctctcctccctgggaGTTCCTCCAGGATCACTGACCAGGACAACACTTACTGACCCAGTCAGGGAACCCAGGCGCTTGGATCTAGAAAGCGCACCAGGCTTGGATCTAGAAagcgacatggctcagtggttgagcgtcgacctatgaaccaggaggtcacggttcaattcccagtcaagggcacacgcccaggttgtgggctcgatccccagtagggggcgtgcaggaggcagccgatccatgattctctctcatcattgatgtttctctcttcctctccctcctccttcctctctgaaatcaataaatacatatttaaaaaaaagaaaaagaaagaaagggcacTGGAATCATGGAGCCTAACTCTTTGTTCCCTGGAAGAGCTTTGCAAAGAAGGCACCTCAGCTGTCACGGAAGGGACATGCAGAGGCCAGCTCTCACGTCCCACAGTCTGTATTCGGGGCAGTTTGCTGACAGACCCCCTGCTAAACAATCAGGCCTACCCTAGTGAGACGGCAGCAGGTGGTCGCCATCACACATGCTTGGCTTTCAGGGAGATGGAGCTGTAGGCCCCTGGCCCCTTCCCCGCCCCGAATCCTGTCCCGCCTTGTGCCACCGCCATCAGGACCCAAACTCACCTTCTGAGGGCTGAAGATCACTTTGTATTTTCGCGTTCGGCCGGCCAACTTGTCAGCGTTGACGAGATCTACAGACAGGAGGAATGCAACCCAGAAGGCCATGGGCCCCGTGTCAGGGGAGAAGCAAGGGAGCAGTTatccttttatttacttatttttatttttttaatatatttttattgatttcagagaggaagggagagggagagagagatagaaacatcaatgatgagagaatcatggatcggctgcttcctgcacgccccctactggggagggagcctgcaacccgggtatgtgcccttgaccggaattgaacctgggaccctgttcggtctgcaggccggtgctctatccattaagccaaacctgctagggctccttttattaatttatttattttttaagattattattattattattattattatttttaatatacttgattttctacagagaggaagggagagggacagagagttagaaacatcgatgagcgagaaacatggatcagctgcctcctgcacacctccctactggggatgtgcccgcaacccaggtacatgcccttgacaggaatcgaacccgggacccttcagtccgcaggccgacgctccatccactgagccaaaccggcaagggctccttttatttttttaaaaattctttattgttaga
This genomic interval from Eptesicus fuscus isolate TK198812 chromosome 25, DD_ASM_mEF_20220401, whole genome shotgun sequence contains the following:
- the VPS33B gene encoding vacuolar protein sorting-associated protein 33B isoform X1 — its product is MAFPNRPDAPELPDFSMLKRLARDQLIYLLEQLPGKKDLFIEADLMSPLDRIASVSILKQHEVDKLYKVENKPVLSSSEQLCFLVRPRIKNMRYIANLVNADKLAGRTRKYKVIFSPQKFYACEMVLEEEGIYGDVSCDEWAFSLLPLDVDLLSMELPEFFRDYFLEGDQRWINTVAQALHLLSTLYGPFPHCYGIGRCAKMSHELWRNLEEEEDGETKGRKPEIGHIFLLDRDVDFVTALCSQVVYEGLVDDTFRIKCGSVDFGPEVTSSDKSLKVLLNAEDKVFHEIRNEHFSNVFGFLSQKARNLQAQYDRRRGMDIKQMKNFVSQELKGLKQEHRLLSLHIGACESIMKKKTKQDFQELIKTEHALLEGFSIRDSTSYIEEHIDRQVSPIESLRLMCLLSITENGLIPKDYRSLKTQYLQSYGPEHLLTFSNLRRAGLLTEQAPGDTLTAVESKVSKLVTDKAAGKITDAFSSLAKRSNFRAISKKLNLIPRVDGEYDLKVPRDMAYVFSGAYVPLSCRVIEQVLERRSWQGLDEVLRLLNCSELAFTGGTKDDKAPSESLRLILVVFLGGCTFSEISALRFLGREKGYRFIFLTTAVTNSARLMEAMSEVKA
- the VPS33B gene encoding vacuolar protein sorting-associated protein 33B isoform X2; the encoded protein is MRYIANLVNADKLAGRTRKYKVIFSPQKFYACEMVLEEEGIYGDVSCDEWAFSLLPLDVDLLSMELPEFFRDYFLEGDQRWINTVAQALHLLSTLYGPFPHCYGIGRCAKMSHELWRNLEEEEDGETKGRKPEIGHIFLLDRDVDFVTALCSQVVYEGLVDDTFRIKCGSVDFGPEVTSSDKSLKVLLNAEDKVFHEIRNEHFSNVFGFLSQKARNLQAQYDRRRGMDIKQMKNFVSQELKGLKQEHRLLSLHIGACESIMKKKTKQDFQELIKTEHALLEGFSIRDSTSYIEEHIDRQVSPIESLRLMCLLSITENGLIPKDYRSLKTQYLQSYGPEHLLTFSNLRRAGLLTEQAPGDTLTAVESKVSKLVTDKAAGKITDAFSSLAKRSNFRAISKKLNLIPRVDGEYDLKVPRDMAYVFSGAYVPLSCRVIEQVLERRSWQGLDEVLRLLNCSELAFTGGTKDDKAPSESLRLILVVFLGGCTFSEISALRFLGREKGYRFIFLTTAVTNSARLMEAMSEVKA